Proteins co-encoded in one Kribbella qitaiheensis genomic window:
- a CDS encoding MFS transporter, whose protein sequence is MAKRNATLVMAVGHSSVDFYQGLIPVLVPFLVLDRGLGYSAVSIVVLAGTVASAATQPAFGWLVDRRTLPWILPVSMLACAGGVVLLGASTSFGMTLVAAALVGLGVAAYHPSAARIARTVTGGGHREMSWFSLGGNAGFVLAPLVAGPVLSELGLQATGWLAVPALVGIAVTVPVLSKYKPATATRSTAAGTDDWAAFGQLTAIVVLRSIAYLGLAGFVGLYAVQRVGGGGRAATAAVFALYVGAAVGTVLGGRFAERWGRLPVVRAGYLATTLLLPVLVLVPGPSLYVVIALVGTALSVPFSLHITLGQDMLPTRPGTASGVTLGLAVSAGGLFAPLIGAVVDHTSLRAGLAMLVVFVLAAWLISLRLAFRSTGLSRGG, encoded by the coding sequence ATGGCGAAGCGCAACGCGACCCTGGTGATGGCGGTCGGTCACTCCAGCGTCGACTTCTACCAGGGGCTGATCCCTGTCCTGGTCCCGTTCCTGGTGCTCGACCGGGGCCTCGGCTACTCGGCCGTGTCGATCGTCGTCCTTGCGGGGACCGTGGCGTCGGCCGCGACGCAGCCGGCGTTCGGCTGGTTGGTGGACCGTCGCACGCTTCCCTGGATCCTCCCGGTGAGCATGCTGGCCTGCGCTGGCGGCGTAGTCCTGCTGGGCGCGTCCACGTCCTTCGGTATGACGCTAGTGGCGGCTGCGCTCGTCGGGTTGGGCGTAGCGGCGTACCACCCGTCTGCGGCGCGCATCGCGCGTACGGTGACGGGCGGCGGTCATCGGGAGATGAGCTGGTTCTCCCTGGGTGGCAACGCGGGCTTCGTACTGGCTCCGCTCGTCGCAGGACCAGTCCTGTCGGAGCTAGGCCTGCAAGCGACCGGTTGGCTCGCAGTACCAGCTCTGGTTGGTATAGCGGTGACAGTGCCCGTTCTGTCGAAGTACAAGCCGGCGACAGCGACTCGCTCGACAGCAGCAGGCACTGACGACTGGGCTGCGTTCGGGCAGCTGACAGCGATCGTCGTACTACGTTCGATCGCCTACCTCGGCCTGGCGGGCTTCGTTGGCCTGTACGCCGTACAGCGCGTCGGTGGTGGAGGTAGAGCCGCGACGGCAGCCGTGTTCGCCTTGTACGTGGGGGCTGCCGTCGGCACCGTACTGGGCGGCCGCTTCGCCGAGCGGTGGGGTCGGCTCCCCGTAGTACGGGCTGGTTATCTTGCGACAACCCTCCTGCTGCCTGTGCTTGTCCTCGTGCCAGGGCCTTCGCTGTACGTCGTGATCGCGCTGGTCGGGACCGCGCTGTCAGTGCCGTTCTCGTTGCACATCACGCTCGGGCAGGACATGTTGCCGACCCGGCCCGGTACCGCCAGTGGAGTCACTCTCGGGCTGGCGGTCTCGGCGGGTGGACTGTTCGCGCCGCTGATCGGGGCGGTCGTCGATCACACGTCACTGCGGGCAGGACTCGCAATGCTCGTGGTGTTCGTCCTGGCCGCTTGGTTGATCAGCTTGCGACTAGCGTTCCGTAGTACTGGCCTCAGCCGAGGCGGATAA
- a CDS encoding PIG-L deacetylase family protein — translation MSLPAGNPRPDEEIERVLVVVAHPDDVDFGAAGTIAGWTRAGIEVSYCLVTDGQAGGFEPDRDRAEMPAVRRAEQSTAAGHVGVKDLHFLGYQDGQVEPTLDLIRDIVRVVRKVRPQRLVTSSPERNWARMPASHPDHMAAGEATTRAFFPAVGNPYAFPELISEGLEAWTVGELWLQAHPEQNHYVDITDTFDAKVKAILSHVSQHPDPDNMPDRIRAWNGQNAAQAGFPEGHLAEGFAVIRLG, via the coding sequence GTGAGCCTGCCTGCCGGAAATCCCCGCCCTGACGAAGAGATCGAGCGCGTCCTGGTCGTCGTCGCCCATCCCGACGACGTCGACTTCGGCGCCGCCGGCACGATCGCCGGCTGGACCCGGGCCGGCATCGAGGTGAGCTACTGCCTGGTGACCGACGGCCAGGCCGGCGGCTTCGAGCCGGACCGCGATCGCGCCGAGATGCCCGCGGTACGCCGCGCGGAGCAGTCGACCGCGGCCGGGCACGTCGGCGTGAAGGACCTGCATTTCCTCGGCTATCAGGACGGGCAGGTCGAGCCGACGCTGGACCTGATCCGGGACATCGTGCGGGTGGTCCGTAAGGTCCGGCCGCAGCGGCTCGTCACCTCGTCCCCCGAGCGGAACTGGGCCCGGATGCCCGCGTCGCACCCGGATCACATGGCCGCGGGCGAAGCGACGACGCGCGCCTTCTTCCCGGCCGTGGGCAACCCGTACGCGTTCCCCGAGCTGATCAGCGAAGGCCTGGAGGCGTGGACCGTCGGCGAACTCTGGCTGCAGGCCCATCCCGAGCAGAACCACTACGTCGACATCACCGACACCTTCGACGCCAAGGTCAAGGCGATCCTGTCGCACGTCAGCCAGCACCCCGATCCGGACAACATGCCGGACCGGATCAGGGCCTGGAACGGCCAGAACGCCGCGCAGGCAGGCTTTCCCGAAGGCCACCTCGCGGAGGGCTTCGCCGTTATCCGCCTCGGCTGA
- a CDS encoding ClpP family protease, with protein MSSYTIPNVITQSPRGERIMDVYSHLLSERIIYLGTAIDAGVANALIAQLLHLAADKPDQEIELYINCEGGDMSAMLAIYDTMQFIRTPIATVCVGQAISAGAVLLAAGTAGKRAILPHARVVLHQPAGRGQGTIPDLILQADELVRVRSQLEKILASHTGQSIEQLRHDTDRDHVLTAEAAREYGVVDAVIQFRPGLPVFGAEAISG; from the coding sequence ATGAGCAGCTACACGATCCCCAACGTCATCACCCAGAGCCCGCGCGGCGAGCGCATCATGGACGTCTACTCGCATCTGCTGTCCGAGCGGATCATCTACCTCGGTACTGCGATCGACGCCGGCGTCGCGAACGCGCTGATCGCGCAACTCCTGCACCTGGCGGCGGACAAGCCCGATCAGGAGATCGAGCTCTACATCAACTGCGAGGGCGGCGACATGTCCGCCATGCTCGCGATCTACGACACGATGCAGTTCATCCGTACGCCGATCGCGACGGTCTGCGTCGGCCAGGCGATCTCGGCGGGCGCAGTACTGCTGGCAGCCGGTACGGCGGGCAAGCGCGCGATCCTGCCCCACGCGCGAGTGGTTCTGCACCAGCCTGCTGGTCGCGGCCAGGGCACGATCCCGGATCTCATCCTGCAGGCCGACGAACTGGTCCGGGTTCGTAGCCAGCTCGAGAAGATCTTGGCATCGCACACCGGGCAGTCCATCGAGCAGTTGCGGCACGACACCGATCGCGACCACGTACTCACCGCCGAGGCGGCCCGCGAGTACGGCGTCGTCGATGCCGTGATCCAGTTTCGTCCGGGCCTTCCTGTCTTCGGCGCCGAAGCGATCAGCGGCTGA
- a CDS encoding ClpP family protease, with protein sequence MSDEAKAPMFSNESRQQLLRQRIVVLDGQLTDDNGTLLATQILTLAAEDPSTDVALWIHSLGGSVPSMLAIRDVMRLVPCDVSTLALGLACSAGQFLLSAGTPGKRFALRHARVLMHQGSSGIGGSAVEIEIQANDLRHIRDTVLALIAEDTGQPLETVYEDSLHDHWYTAPQALEYGFIDHIVESFDQVMPLQHQKLGATR encoded by the coding sequence ATGTCCGATGAAGCCAAAGCTCCGATGTTCAGCAATGAGTCCAGACAACAGCTGTTGCGGCAGCGGATCGTCGTGCTCGATGGTCAATTGACCGACGACAACGGCACCTTGCTCGCGACCCAGATCCTCACCCTCGCCGCCGAGGATCCCAGCACCGATGTGGCGTTGTGGATCCATTCGCTCGGCGGTTCGGTGCCGTCGATGCTCGCGATCCGCGATGTGATGCGGCTCGTCCCGTGCGACGTCTCCACGCTCGCGCTCGGCCTCGCCTGCAGCGCGGGCCAGTTCCTGCTGTCCGCCGGTACGCCGGGCAAGCGCTTCGCGCTACGGCACGCTCGCGTCCTGATGCACCAGGGTTCGTCCGGCATCGGCGGATCGGCGGTGGAGATCGAGATCCAGGCCAACGACCTGCGCCATATCCGCGACACCGTGCTCGCGCTGATCGCCGAGGACACCGGCCAGCCACTCGAGACCGTGTACGAGGACTCGCTGCACGACCACTGGTACACCGCGCCGCAAGCACTCGAGTACGGCTTCATCGACCACATCGTCGAATCGTTCGACCAAGTGATGCCCCTCCAGCACCAGAAACTCGGAGCGACCCGATGA